In a genomic window of Mageeibacillus indolicus UPII9-5:
- a CDS encoding Gx transporter family protein, with the protein MNNPMMSGGNKMTRRGTTKLAYLGLMAAMLIVLGILESWLPPPPVAVPLRYGLANLVVMFALCFLPKSYSIYLAATKVLIALIWRGPVAAALSLGGTVFAWVGVSLLLLLPPRRVSYFFLCISSAFLHNLGQLAVLSLLPLGVTVGIIYPYLIVVSLLTGALNAALFRVLLPFWRRAASSK; encoded by the coding sequence ATGAATAATCCGATGATGTCCGGCGGAAACAAGATGACCCGTCGAGGTACAACTAAATTAGCTTATCTCGGGCTGATGGCGGCTATGCTGATCGTATTAGGCATTTTGGAAAGCTGGCTGCCACCGCCGCCTGTGGCTGTACCGTTGCGGTATGGCTTAGCTAACCTTGTAGTTATGTTTGCCCTGTGTTTCCTGCCGAAGTCTTATAGTATCTATTTAGCTGCGACTAAAGTACTCATTGCGCTTATCTGGCGAGGTCCGGTGGCTGCTGCGCTTAGCTTAGGTGGCACCGTCTTTGCTTGGGTTGGGGTTAGTCTTCTGTTACTGCTGCCGCCGCGCCGGGTCAGCTACTTTTTTCTTTGCATCAGCTCGGCCTTTTTACACAACTTGGGTCAGTTGGCTGTGCTGAGCCTGTTGCCCCTCGGTGTAACTGTAGGCATTATTTATCCATATTTAATCGTTGTTTCATTACTGACCGGTGCTTTAAATGCGGCGCTGTTTCGTGTGCTTTTGCCGTTTTGGCGCAGAGCTGCTTCATCCAAATAA
- a CDS encoding glycosyltransferase family 2 protein produces the protein MLTPCIYLAIPCFNEEEVLPISTPILLKIMQNLIDSGKISATSRILFINDGSKDHTWDVLNDLYNQNTLVEAVSLSRNRGHQNALHAGLMTAARFADAVISMDVDLQDDPKVIAEMIDRFIQGYEVVYGVRCSRETDSFFKRHTALAFYHLQQRLGAEIIDNHADCRLLSRRVINALAEYPERFLYLRGLIPLIGFKSTIVYYERHSRMAGESKYPLRAMLRLAKNGLLDFSDKLLSWILPVGAVGLGGSIVGLLVSLICHCCGRQVNPFVWLGLFIAFCTGLLLTALGMLGEYVGRLYVEVKKRPRYFISDFLSHPSEDASKVI, from the coding sequence ATGCTTACACCTTGTATATATTTGGCAATTCCTTGCTTTAATGAAGAAGAAGTTTTACCAATTTCCACACCGATTCTGCTCAAGATAATGCAAAACCTAATCGATTCCGGCAAAATTTCCGCCACCAGTCGCATTTTATTCATCAATGACGGCTCCAAGGACCACACTTGGGATGTTTTGAACGATTTGTACAACCAAAACACGCTAGTCGAAGCTGTTTCATTGAGCCGTAATCGTGGTCACCAAAATGCCCTGCACGCGGGATTGATGACGGCTGCCCGTTTTGCCGATGCCGTAATTTCAATGGACGTAGACTTGCAAGATGACCCGAAAGTAATCGCCGAAATGATCGACAGGTTTATTCAAGGCTATGAAGTTGTGTACGGAGTTCGCTGCTCACGCGAAACCGACAGTTTCTTCAAACGTCACACGGCCTTGGCTTTTTATCATTTGCAGCAGCGTCTGGGTGCTGAAATTATCGATAACCACGCTGACTGTCGTCTGCTAAGCCGTCGGGTCATCAACGCTTTGGCCGAGTATCCTGAACGTTTTCTCTATTTGCGCGGCCTGATACCGCTGATCGGCTTTAAGTCAACTATAGTATACTATGAACGTCATTCCCGCATGGCAGGCGAAAGTAAATACCCTTTGCGTGCCATGTTGCGCTTGGCCAAAAACGGTCTACTAGATTTTAGCGACAAACTTCTTAGTTGGATTCTGCCGGTCGGAGCGGTCGGTTTAGGCGGCAGCATCGTCGGACTGTTGGTAAGTCTGATCTGCCATTGCTGCGGCAGGCAGGTCAACCCGTTCGTTTGGCTCGGTCTTTTCATCGCGTTTTGCACCGGCTTATTGCTCACCGCCCTAGGCATGCTTGGGGAATATGTAGGTCGCCTGTACGTGGAAGTAAAAAAACGGCCGCGCTATTTTATCAGTGACTTTTTGTCACACCCGAGCGAAGATGCTTCAAAGGTAATCTGA
- the rpiA gene encoding ribose-5-phosphate isomerase RpiA produces the protein MDKLNSSESAAAELSPIEQGKRLAGYKACECLRDGMLIGLGTGSTAFYAIERTGQLVAEGLRIKAVATSEATAKLAAARHIPLLSADAVTELDVAIDGVDEIDPQFNAIKGGGGALFREKIIAMMSKEVIWVMDERKLVPAIGDFHLPVEILPFGASSLIYKIDHLGLKPRLRCRRGEELPDWTCPTVRRQIEVLQNPSESKQLWVTDNGNLLVDLMVDAPLDLGYIQKNLLPLTGVLETGLFLNICARMYVGGQGTVREIINPSPAKR, from the coding sequence ATGGATAAATTAAACTCATCCGAGTCGGCAGCGGCGGAACTGTCGCCGATAGAACAAGGAAAACGTTTGGCCGGTTATAAGGCGTGCGAATGCCTGCGTGACGGGATGCTTATTGGACTCGGTACCGGATCTACCGCTTTTTACGCCATCGAGCGCACAGGTCAGCTGGTGGCGGAGGGCTTACGAATAAAGGCGGTTGCCACTTCTGAAGCGACTGCTAAACTGGCTGCAGCACGTCATATCCCCCTTCTCAGTGCCGATGCTGTTACCGAACTTGACGTAGCGATCGATGGAGTTGATGAAATCGACCCGCAATTTAATGCCATTAAAGGTGGCGGTGGCGCTCTGTTTCGCGAAAAAATTATTGCGATGATGAGTAAAGAGGTCATCTGGGTTATGGATGAACGCAAATTGGTGCCGGCCATTGGGGATTTCCATCTACCGGTAGAAATTTTGCCGTTCGGGGCCAGTTCTCTAATATATAAGATAGACCATCTCGGGTTAAAGCCGCGACTGCGTTGTCGTCGCGGCGAAGAATTACCGGATTGGACTTGCCCGACTGTTCGCCGTCAAATTGAAGTGCTACAAAATCCATCAGAGTCTAAACAATTATGGGTTACCGATAATGGCAATCTTTTGGTGGATTTAATGGTAGACGCTCCGCTTGATTTGGGTTATATTCAAAAGAACCTACTGCCGTTGACAGGTGTTTTAGAAACCGGCCTGTTTTTGAATATCTGTGCCAGAATGTATGTCGGCGGCCAAGGAACAGTCAGAGAGATTATTAATCCTTCTCCGGCCAAACGTTGA
- a CDS encoding AraC family transcriptional regulator — protein sequence MGQFYSNEKYKHLWADDKSPKLVHVTYMEKKASQHPRVLSSSDNFSEIVLVKDGGGEIYIGDQILQVGPDDLMFYNAGIPHDQRTAPGKPFVRYAVAVTGFKRPGCRPNCLLPDDIVPVIAAGKLAEPLGQTFELLYNLMAQDCLGNEKTTHYVLQALLAQVDVIVSAKQNPIVTSEREEIPLATRVRAYMDEHFCDEISLQDLADRFNISSFYLAHIFKKQYGYPPLQYILRRRIGLAQTLLITTDLPVGEIGARVGYANPSHFNLIFTKNTGTSPRKYRLNYLN from the coding sequence ATGGGACAATTTTACAGCAATGAAAAGTATAAGCACCTTTGGGCCGATGATAAGTCCCCGAAGTTGGTACATGTGACTTATATGGAAAAAAAAGCCAGTCAGCATCCGCGTGTTCTCAGCTCAAGTGACAACTTTTCAGAAATAGTTCTGGTAAAAGATGGTGGCGGCGAAATATATATAGGAGATCAAATTTTGCAGGTCGGTCCGGATGATTTGATGTTTTACAACGCTGGAATTCCACACGATCAACGCACGGCCCCCGGCAAACCATTTGTTCGCTATGCTGTTGCGGTAACAGGCTTTAAACGCCCCGGCTGTCGGCCTAACTGCCTTTTGCCTGACGATATTGTACCAGTCATTGCGGCGGGTAAACTGGCTGAGCCGTTGGGGCAAACATTTGAACTGCTATATAATTTGATGGCACAAGATTGCCTTGGCAATGAAAAGACGACGCATTACGTTCTGCAAGCTTTATTGGCTCAAGTCGATGTTATCGTTTCGGCCAAGCAAAATCCGATTGTTACTTCAGAACGTGAGGAAATTCCTTTGGCAACACGGGTGCGTGCCTACATGGACGAGCATTTCTGCGATGAAATCAGCTTGCAGGATCTGGCAGATCGCTTTAACATCAGTTCCTTCTATTTGGCACACATATTTAAAAAACAATACGGTTATCCGCCGTTGCAGTATATTTTGCGACGGCGCATCGGTTTGGCACAGACGCTGCTGATCACAACGGATTTGCCGGTGGGAGAAATCGGAGCGCGTGTCGGTTACGCTAATCCCAGTCACTTCAACTTGATTTTCACCAAAAACACGGGTACTTCACCTCGTAAATATAGATTGAATTACTTGAATTAA
- a CDS encoding isochorismatase family protein, producing the protein MAALNDFSTFDLYSDDSLIFIIDEQEKLVPALLNGQAAVERTALLLQAAAELQIPVIKTEQYPKGLGETVEPIKSLCAKVDTACYEKLDFNAISNEIRTKLRLSGRQRILITGGEAHICVLQTVRALLKQGYFVFVAADAIASRHQFDYDIALKQMRDMGAVITTTETVIYDWLKQAGTPAFKHLVKLIK; encoded by the coding sequence ATGGCGGCATTAAATGATTTTTCAACGTTTGATTTATATAGTGATGATTCGTTAATTTTTATTATAGATGAGCAGGAAAAACTGGTTCCGGCGTTGCTCAACGGTCAGGCGGCAGTCGAGCGAACAGCTTTACTTTTGCAGGCGGCGGCCGAATTACAAATTCCGGTAATTAAAACGGAACAATATCCCAAGGGCCTAGGCGAAACGGTCGAGCCGATCAAAAGTCTGTGTGCAAAGGTTGATACTGCCTGTTATGAGAAACTGGATTTTAATGCGATCAGCAATGAGATCCGCACCAAGTTGCGGCTGAGTGGTCGCCAAAGGATCTTGATTACCGGTGGCGAGGCTCATATTTGCGTTTTACAAACAGTGCGTGCGTTGCTCAAGCAAGGGTATTTCGTTTTTGTGGCGGCGGATGCCATCGCTTCACGTCACCAGTTCGATTATGACATTGCTTTAAAGCAGATGAGAGATATGGGAGCTGTAATAACTACTACTGAAACCGTCATTTATGATTGGCTCAAACAGGCAGGTACCCCAGCCTTTAAGCATCTGGTTAAATTAATCAAATGA
- a CDS encoding 3-hydroxyacyl-CoA dehydrogenase family protein, whose protein sequence is MKVFIVGAGTMGAGIAQTFLQHDHTVWLYDTVDAAVQSGYKKITAALQAETVAGIYKAEQVEKWLDNIHLATSLDLAADADLVVEAIFEHMSVKQEVFQELDDICSANTLLATNTSALSITEISCGLEHAANVCGMHFFNPAPKTPLIEVVPGMLTQQSTVEAIQRIAHSIGKETVTMQESAGFIVNRLVIPQINEAVFLLMEGVATAADIDKAMILGANHHCGPLHLADSIGNDAVLQIMETLLSDTGDVRYRPCPLLRKMVRANLLGRKTGQGFFKY, encoded by the coding sequence ATGAAAGTTTTTATAGTAGGTGCCGGAACCATGGGGGCCGGAATAGCACAGACTTTCCTGCAACATGACCACACGGTTTGGTTGTATGACACGGTTGATGCCGCCGTTCAGTCAGGATACAAAAAAATAACTGCCGCCTTGCAAGCGGAAACGGTTGCGGGAATATACAAAGCTGAACAAGTTGAAAAGTGGCTGGATAATATCCATCTGGCGACATCATTAGACTTGGCTGCAGATGCTGATTTGGTAGTTGAGGCTATCTTTGAGCATATGAGTGTCAAGCAGGAAGTCTTTCAAGAGCTGGACGATATTTGTTCGGCTAACACTTTGTTGGCGACTAATACTTCCGCGCTTTCAATTACCGAAATTTCCTGCGGCTTGGAACACGCAGCCAACGTTTGCGGTATGCATTTCTTCAATCCTGCGCCGAAGACGCCGCTTATTGAAGTGGTGCCGGGAATGTTGACTCAGCAATCGACGGTTGAGGCAATTCAGCGAATAGCGCACAGTATCGGCAAAGAAACTGTAACTATGCAGGAAAGTGCCGGATTCATTGTCAACCGTCTAGTTATTCCGCAAATCAATGAAGCGGTGTTTTTGCTGATGGAAGGTGTGGCAACAGCTGCTGATATTGATAAGGCGATGATTTTGGGTGCCAATCACCACTGCGGACCATTACACTTGGCGGACAGCATTGGAAATGACGCTGTTTTACAAATAATGGAGACATTGTTATCGGATACCGGCGATGTGCGCTATCGTCCATGCCCGTTATTGCGCAAAATGGTACGTGCTAATTTGCTGGGACGCAAAACTGGTCAAGGATTTTTTAAGTATTAG
- a CDS encoding SAM-dependent methyltransferase: MRSGGQAAKPAGAAGAVGAAKAAGAAGGDDFAAPADMSGVFGVSRVPESRDASKLPRSADLGRVDLLNGANKLGFTNNKAAVSQGAQGLRDAQAGQDGKGGKWSQSEITVQADNAVRPLRLNTNGPLVRVGAIPWQIAVDRAEWVVSRLRRAGLPFHLTQVPVSGFDRHSIINKEDYYASPAQVEKVFDALLNRQIEIGVIALPELPQKLPAGIRVAAISEVVAAEYALVSLSDHPAGEHDFIGVYSFSLARQLRSEKLGAHYEQRPYNFEQALTCLHEGVWGACAIPLADLIFDGCSSEYSVEVLSKQRVVPPAGQGAVAVLVSDCEDELAAAVFSFLHNVETEKIYRLEIEIANLVSDRKERAGSCIWSENNTYFMSLYNPRLERPFQRWLCKPISEPGKRINKQLCYSILHGVTGNVHLIGIGSGAPKQLTIEAEYLLRRTDLVICRSPQAEQLFYLLPVKASILDIDSDARLEQMDFLLEQIIDAWRKGLKIAVLIRGDGYLLSCGGVLAKSLIERRVPFQLTPGISISISGPSLAGVPLIFPGRSPHAHLYDGSDPMLSTYRFDMTAGRQGTLLFYIVPSQGRYIASLLMRQGFSAHTAVMFLARPGHPEQGCVVSTLAMLEHALSVPANEQPGLLIVGEIVRSHEVMDRTDSGYKPLLGKSVLIPSIDNSDEREFAWQREWEEQGAHIIKLRLSAVLVDEDNKAVLRDLFDQILRGDLCLPSVIKVPATKHKERLFERDRHKNEPEQLNITPVWLAFLSSDAVTTFFDEYLASGHDMRQLSGCAFAAPNDEVYRTLSEVGIQADYTAPGQTAEDLAGDMQRFLTSQDQILVFRGAEDSEMMEIMLNMAKFRVRGVAIYHRQNSLPPADRLLRLFDEAEYIAFATVAVVNPFAYAMAAAKLGHDALRNRPIRLLAADADVQEALLDRGFQVHGSFGYLADL; this comes from the coding sequence ATGAGAAGTGGAGGACAAGCTGCCAAACCTGCCGGGGCCGCCGGGGCCGTCGGGGCTGCCAAAGCCGCCGGGGCTGCCGGGGGGGATGATTTTGCCGCGCCGGCTGATATGTCCGGTGTTTTCGGCGTTTCCAGGGTACCGGAAAGCCGTGACGCAAGTAAACTCCCGCGTTCGGCTGACCTTGGCCGAGTCGATTTGCTTAACGGTGCAAATAAACTTGGTTTTACAAACAATAAGGCGGCGGTTTCACAAGGGGCGCAAGGACTGCGAGATGCGCAAGCGGGGCAGGACGGTAAAGGTGGTAAATGGTCACAAAGTGAGATAACGGTGCAGGCGGATAATGCCGTTCGCCCTTTACGCTTAAATACAAACGGACCTTTAGTGCGGGTGGGGGCTATACCATGGCAGATTGCTGTCGACCGAGCCGAGTGGGTTGTCAGCCGTTTGCGTCGCGCCGGCTTACCTTTTCATTTGACTCAGGTGCCGGTGTCAGGTTTCGATCGGCACAGCATAATCAACAAAGAAGATTACTACGCTTCGCCTGCGCAAGTGGAGAAAGTATTTGACGCCCTACTGAATCGGCAGATAGAAATCGGCGTTATTGCTTTGCCGGAACTGCCGCAAAAACTGCCGGCAGGAATCCGTGTGGCGGCGATCAGTGAAGTGGTAGCGGCCGAATACGCCCTCGTTTCGCTGTCTGATCACCCGGCCGGAGAACACGATTTCATCGGTGTATATAGTTTTTCCCTGGCGCGGCAGTTACGCAGCGAAAAACTTGGCGCACATTACGAACAAAGACCGTATAATTTTGAACAAGCCTTAACGTGCTTACATGAAGGCGTTTGGGGTGCTTGCGCGATCCCGCTTGCCGACCTGATATTTGATGGCTGTTCCTCTGAATATTCCGTAGAAGTGTTGTCTAAACAGCGGGTCGTACCACCGGCCGGGCAAGGAGCGGTGGCGGTTTTGGTCAGCGACTGTGAAGACGAATTGGCGGCTGCTGTTTTTTCGTTTCTCCATAATGTCGAAACGGAAAAAATTTATCGTCTGGAAATTGAAATAGCTAACCTAGTGTCAGACCGCAAAGAACGCGCTGGAAGTTGCATTTGGTCGGAAAACAATACGTACTTTATGTCACTTTACAATCCGCGGCTGGAACGGCCGTTTCAACGCTGGCTTTGCAAGCCGATCAGTGAGCCGGGAAAACGAATTAATAAGCAGCTGTGCTACAGTATTTTGCACGGTGTTACCGGCAATGTCCATTTGATTGGGATCGGTTCAGGGGCGCCAAAACAGTTAACCATAGAAGCAGAATATCTGTTGCGGCGAACGGACTTGGTTATTTGCCGTTCCCCCCAGGCAGAACAGCTGTTTTATTTGTTGCCGGTAAAAGCGAGCATTTTGGATATTGATTCTGACGCAAGACTGGAACAAATGGATTTTTTGCTGGAGCAAATAATTGATGCTTGGCGCAAAGGTTTGAAAATCGCCGTGCTTATCCGGGGGGATGGCTATCTGCTTTCCTGTGGCGGAGTTTTGGCTAAAAGCCTGATTGAGCGGCGTGTACCTTTTCAACTTACGCCGGGAATTTCAATCAGCATAAGCGGCCCGTCTTTGGCCGGAGTACCGCTTATCTTCCCCGGGAGGTCGCCGCACGCGCATTTGTACGATGGTAGTGATCCAATGTTGTCGACTTACCGTTTTGATATGACGGCCGGGCGACAGGGAACTTTGCTTTTTTATATCGTTCCATCACAAGGCAGATATATTGCATCTTTATTAATGCGTCAGGGCTTTTCCGCGCATACGGCAGTGATGTTTTTGGCAAGGCCGGGGCATCCTGAGCAAGGCTGTGTCGTCTCAACTTTGGCAATGCTGGAACATGCTTTATCCGTCCCCGCAAATGAGCAGCCCGGCTTGTTGATTGTCGGTGAAATTGTTCGCTCGCACGAGGTTATGGATCGCACCGACAGCGGTTACAAACCTTTGCTTGGTAAAAGTGTGCTTATCCCGAGCATAGACAACAGCGATGAACGTGAATTCGCGTGGCAAAGGGAATGGGAAGAACAGGGGGCGCATATTATTAAACTGCGGTTGAGTGCCGTGTTGGTGGACGAGGATAACAAAGCTGTACTTCGCGATCTGTTCGACCAAATTTTGCGTGGCGACCTGTGTTTGCCGAGTGTAATAAAAGTCCCGGCGACTAAGCATAAGGAACGGTTGTTTGAACGTGACCGACATAAAAACGAGCCTGAACAGCTGAACATCACCCCGGTGTGGCTGGCCTTTTTAAGCTCCGATGCAGTTACAACTTTTTTTGACGAGTACCTAGCATCCGGACACGATATGCGCCAACTCAGCGGTTGCGCTTTTGCCGCGCCTAACGATGAAGTGTATCGTACTTTGAGTGAGGTCGGAATACAGGCGGATTATACGGCGCCCGGTCAGACGGCCGAAGACTTGGCCGGCGATATGCAACGTTTCCTTACCTCGCAAGATCAGATTCTAGTTTTCCGGGGGGCGGAAGACAGCGAAATGATGGAAATAATGCTGAATATGGCTAAATTTCGCGTGCGAGGCGTGGCGATATATCATCGGCAGAACAGTTTGCCGCCGGCCGACCGTTTGTTACGGTTGTTTGATGAAGCGGAATACATAGCTTTTGCGACTGTGGCGGTGGTTAATCCGTTCGCCTATGCCATGGCGGCGGCTAAATTGGGGCATGACGCACTGCGTAATCGACCGATCAGACTTTTGGCGGCCGATGCCGACGTACAAGAAGCTTTGCTGGATCGCGGCTTTCAGGTGCATGGCAGTTTCGGCTATTTGGCTGATTTGTGA
- a CDS encoding NusG domain II-containing protein — protein sequence MKSDTGRDSRRFIQKIDVLYLVLLLLTAGSAWYLFYFNAPAAAEARVFVGQKIVMRIALRPGQAERELSVPHTAVKLRLTSDGGIAFASSDCPDKICVRSGVLRFPGQSAACLPNRVVIRLFSTHEAERAGNADVPDMVSGGRGAGLRPTNSEEGKLARRTK from the coding sequence ATGAAATCAGATACGGGGCGTGACTCGCGGCGGTTTATCCAAAAAATAGACGTGTTGTACTTGGTACTGCTGCTCTTGACCGCTGGTAGTGCTTGGTACTTATTCTATTTTAACGCTCCGGCTGCTGCAGAAGCCCGGGTGTTTGTCGGCCAAAAAATCGTAATGCGTATTGCTTTGCGACCGGGCCAAGCTGAGCGAGAACTAAGCGTTCCGCATACGGCGGTAAAACTGCGTCTGACTTCGGATGGAGGGATTGCTTTTGCGTCAAGCGACTGTCCGGATAAGATTTGTGTACGCAGTGGAGTTTTACGTTTCCCCGGCCAAAGTGCCGCCTGTTTGCCCAATCGAGTTGTTATTCGCCTTTTTTCGACACATGAAGCCGAAAGGGCGGGGAACGCAGATGTGCCGGATATGGTCAGCGGTGGTAGAGGGGCAGGTTTGCGGCCAACTAATAGTGAGGAAGGAAAACTTGCCCGGAGAACAAAATGA
- a CDS encoding YfhO family protein — protein sequence MPDMPSLSNLPLDPNQRAAERRALLKLLFWAALTAAVIFLPFTLKNGGIFTLVADFNEQQTSFNMLANTAIKRGDVFWNWQVDLGGSFIGMFAFYNLGSPFFWLTLPFPAALFPYLMPYLLMLKYVVAALCAYLYLRRFIKDSGIASIVAMAYAFSGFQVINLMFNHFHDVVAFFPLLLLALEKAVTEGRRGLLLIMVAFSAVLNYFFFVGEFVFLIIYFICRFVSVDLRSALRALPRCLFEGILGGMLSAFMLLPAAIWTLTNPRLDYMFNFRSAFTFGFDIYINLLKAIFFPADMMAGEITSYFSGYTSMSAYLPFLGCLPLIIFFFHKKKAWFWLKMLLAVLLIFAAVPIFNAFFYAMNPAYYARWFYMLNLMFCLAAGMVLTSAEKISFQLKINAAIFNLLVIVAMLTHYLFAHNYSTQFGQITRAEPFLIYALITLVSALLSGGLLLYPLRAGKFYTMRELRRRPDLLLENPVSAGFKRCLAVGMTLAIIVTHVWHISMTQNFSLRTLPREAHHSTVTAGLDLIEFSNKYSHELNGYRVKSFDDRSNNTLVAYLPSVSSFISTVNGSIPRFYKFIGSSRFVISRNDDYWTQKLLGVKYTVSTQKLPFKPIWQAKHAYGSTYVYQQNEALPIAVAHDSYIGPDTFMTLENKQKPRLLLRALVSPQNFHELIKQSGDAVHPNAARPTSGQAESPAPDYITGRLRHLTPQEVYRFNTKQAHLDLAERKKMAGYDFTFSTHGLKFRLDAPQNRATACLLSVPWDKGWRATVNGKKFVPQNMGGLMVLPLARGANEIELSYKVIGLKEGLIISSLGLVITLLYIGISIRGFARLKKQTKP from the coding sequence ATGCCTGATATGCCGTCACTATCCAACCTTCCCTTAGATCCTAATCAAAGAGCAGCCGAACGCCGCGCCTTGCTCAAGCTGTTATTCTGGGCAGCACTGACCGCCGCGGTAATTTTCCTACCGTTCACCCTGAAAAACGGCGGTATTTTCACCTTGGTGGCCGACTTTAACGAGCAACAGACATCTTTTAATATGCTCGCCAATACAGCGATTAAACGCGGCGATGTTTTTTGGAATTGGCAGGTCGATTTAGGTGGCAGTTTCATCGGTATGTTTGCTTTCTACAATCTGGGCAGTCCATTCTTTTGGCTCACCCTACCATTTCCAGCTGCACTTTTCCCCTACCTGATGCCCTATTTATTGATGCTTAAATATGTAGTTGCCGCCCTGTGCGCCTACTTATATTTACGTAGATTTATCAAGGACTCCGGCATTGCAAGCATTGTTGCCATGGCATACGCCTTTTCCGGATTTCAGGTCATCAACCTTATGTTCAATCATTTCCACGATGTGGTGGCATTTTTTCCGCTTTTGCTGCTTGCTTTGGAAAAAGCGGTAACCGAGGGACGGCGAGGCCTTTTATTAATCATGGTAGCTTTTTCCGCTGTGCTGAACTATTTTTTCTTCGTAGGGGAATTTGTCTTCTTGATTATTTATTTTATTTGTCGCTTTGTGTCCGTTGATCTGCGCAGTGCCTTACGCGCCCTACCACGTTGCCTTTTTGAAGGTATTTTAGGCGGCATGCTCAGTGCCTTCATGCTCTTACCGGCTGCCATCTGGACCTTAACTAACCCACGTTTAGACTACATGTTCAATTTCAGATCGGCCTTCACCTTCGGGTTTGACATCTATATTAATCTGCTGAAAGCGATATTTTTCCCGGCTGATATGATGGCCGGCGAAATAACATCATATTTTTCCGGCTACACTTCGATGTCAGCTTATCTTCCGTTTCTCGGATGTCTGCCGCTTATAATCTTTTTCTTCCATAAAAAGAAGGCTTGGTTTTGGCTAAAAATGCTTTTGGCGGTACTTCTTATTTTCGCCGCCGTGCCTATATTTAACGCCTTTTTTTACGCCATGAATCCGGCTTATTATGCACGCTGGTTCTATATGCTCAATCTAATGTTCTGTCTAGCTGCAGGAATGGTTCTTACTTCAGCAGAAAAGATCAGCTTTCAACTTAAAATTAATGCAGCAATATTTAATTTGTTGGTCATCGTCGCGATGCTGACACACTACCTTTTTGCCCACAATTATTCAACTCAATTCGGGCAAATAACACGGGCCGAGCCATTTCTGATCTATGCGCTCATAACTTTGGTTTCAGCATTACTCAGCGGTGGATTGTTGCTATATCCACTGCGCGCCGGGAAATTTTATACCATGCGTGAGTTACGCCGTCGCCCCGATTTATTACTCGAAAATCCTGTCAGTGCCGGATTCAAGCGGTGTTTAGCGGTCGGTATGACCTTGGCAATAATCGTAACCCATGTTTGGCATATAAGTATGACTCAAAATTTCAGCTTGCGAACCTTACCGCGTGAAGCACATCATTCTACTGTTACCGCCGGACTTGACTTGATAGAATTTAGCAATAAATATTCGCATGAATTAAATGGATACCGCGTAAAAAGCTTTGATGATCGCTCCAACAATACATTAGTCGCCTATCTGCCATCTGTTAGCTCATTTATCAGTACAGTCAACGGATCAATCCCACGCTTTTATAAATTCATCGGCAGCTCGCGTTTTGTGATTTCTCGCAATGACGATTACTGGACTCAAAAACTTTTGGGCGTAAAATATACTGTTTCTACGCAAAAATTGCCGTTCAAACCTATTTGGCAAGCCAAGCACGCGTACGGTTCCACTTACGTATATCAGCAAAACGAAGCCCTGCCTATAGCCGTCGCTCACGATAGTTACATTGGTCCTGACACTTTCATGACCCTTGAAAACAAGCAAAAACCGCGACTTTTGTTGCGAGCTTTGGTCAGTCCGCAAAATTTCCACGAATTGATCAAACAAAGCGGCGACGCTGTCCATCCCAACGCTGCCCGGCCGACCTCCGGGCAAGCAGAAAGCCCAGCCCCTGACTACATAACCGGGCGCCTGCGTCATTTAACTCCGCAAGAAGTATACCGTTTCAATACCAAACAGGCGCACTTAGATCTGGCTGAACGGAAAAAGATGGCCGGCTATGATTTTACTTTTAGCACACATGGATTAAAGTTCCGGCTAGACGCTCCCCAAAATCGGGCTACCGCTTGTTTGCTTTCCGTTCCTTGGGATAAAGGTTGGCGTGCTACGGTTAACGGCAAAAAGTTCGTGCCGCAGAACATGGGTGGGTTGATGGTTTTGCCCCTAGCTCGGGGTGCAAACGAAATTGAACTCAGTTATAAAGTCATCGGGCTTAAAGAAGGTTTGATTATTTCAAGCTTAGGGCTGGTGATTACTCTTTTGTATATCGGCATCTCGATCCGTGGTTTCGCCAGATTGAAAAAACAGACAAAACCCTGA